The DNA segment GTTATTTATAGATAGAGGTACAGATAGTATTTATTTAATCGTAGTGACGTCTCCGTTTATTATTATACCCTTCGTCTTTCAAGCAGCTTCTTTGTTGGCTACGTTCGTTCACCCCAGTCACTTACTTGAGTAAGCTCCAGGGGATTCTCTCTCTTGCCGCCTCGAAGCAACTCGAAATCCATTGGGTATAGATTTAAATTAACGTTGATAGAGGTGAATAATTTCTTCTGACAGTTCGCGGGCTAGCAGCGATGTCATTAAATGATCCTGTGCATGCACCATAATTAACGTCATGGGTTGCCGGGCTTCCCCGGCATCCTGTTCGATCAATTTGGTTTGCATGTGGTGGGCCTGACGGGCGTAACCGTCAGCTTCCCGAAGCAGGCTTTTCGCCTCGTCAATGTTGCCTGCGCGCGCGGCGTGCAGCGCCTCGAAGCACAGACTACGGGACTGTCCGGCATTGACGATAATTTCCATTACTGCTTCTTCTAATGCA comes from the Citrobacter amalonaticus genome and includes:
- a CDS encoding PTS lactose/cellobiose transporter subunit IIA, whose translation is MIALEEAVMEIIVNAGQSRSLCFEALHAARAGNIDEAKSLLREADGYARQAHHMQTKLIEQDAGEARQPMTLIMVHAQDHLMTSLLARELSEEIIHLYQR